One window of the Trifolium pratense cultivar HEN17-A07 linkage group LG2, ARS_RC_1.1, whole genome shotgun sequence genome contains the following:
- the LOC123909590 gene encoding uncharacterized protein LOC123909590, which translates to MICPDRSNNSGSNWLDRLRFNKGIPTGDDLDLDSFLLKLTSHSPQPRPIRHRPTITDDPPLTTVLAQLFNPSAAVTLTTKKRPRKQTNPKIFLASSTTITGGVAPVEVENRGEEGEDGEEDLKGFTKSEVTVIDTSCSVWKVDKFVFRKNSVWKVRERKQKNKFFAKKKSKMTHELDIHGIGSSKDNVVNIEGEKPVKKPKVI; encoded by the exons ATGATCTGTCCAGACCGGTCCAACAATTCCGGTTCAAATTGGCTCGACCGTCTCCGGTTCAATAAAGGCATCCCAACCGGCGACGACCTAGACCTCGACTCCTTCCTCCTCAAACTCACTTCCCATTCTCCTCAACCCCGCCCTATTCGCCACCGTCCAACCATAACCGATGACCCACCGTTAACCACCGTCCTCGCTCAACTCTTCAATCCTAGCGCCGCCGTCACTCTAACCACAAAAAAACGCCCCAGGAAACAAACAAACCCTAAAATCTTCCTCGCCTCTTCCACCACCATCACCGGCGGCGTTGCGCCGGTGGAGGTAGAAAATCGAGGCGAGGAAGGTGAAGACGGTGAGGAAGATTTGAAGGGTTTCACGAAAAGTGAGGTTACGGTTATTGACACGAGTTGTTCAGTTTGGAAGGTTGATAAATTCGTTTTCAGAAAGAATAGTGTTTGGAAAGTTAGAGAGAGGAAACAAAAGAACAAGTTTTTCGCTAAGAAGAAGAGTAAAATGACTCATGAGCTTGATATTCATGGAATTGGCTCCTCCAA GGATAATGTAGTCAACATAGAAGGAGAGAAGCCTGTAAAGAAACCAAAGGTGATCTAA
- the LOC123905120 gene encoding uncharacterized protein LOC123905120, whose amino-acid sequence MVDAYSNLSDVRVGNFPWCLKGCKIHATVRRHLIPLFKAVIIEGEVYTLSAFSVVDAYGLCRPTRHPCRLFFHSTTILEKMVCRAIKMNGLSLVDIGQINSHSCDSNYLVDFMGVMTGISSQNEFLKDGQRVKMIVVEISDHRGFCHVVLFGEIVDYLVQMMTTLDGGLPLVVIQFAKIRFFRGRVLLQNIQNLTRMLLNPPVDESVLLGRRLSKMRGGPAMTVPLIGPPVKPSVVDDFLRLYPKKTIAELKSTPDDGPFIVSGVVDGLVIGEDWWYPSCRCSKRLIINAGFYYCRGCSKHVFEFVPRFRVKIHVTDGIDDAMFVLSDDDVRYLTRTKCSIQLSSSKVLEGINPPSALMKIEGLKLLFKIVMVSSLNPIYKGAFKVSRVCLDPDIFNAFSLKGTRHTPAKQVYRPVMSEVVYPSGLNEEINQHGEYLSKKRLAGSFDNTLGEEIADHHKRSRDC is encoded by the exons ATGGTTGATGCTTATAGCAATTTAAGTGATGTTCGTGTTGGAAATTTTCCATGGTGTTTGAAG GGATGCAAGATACATGCTACTGTCCGGAGACACTTGATTCCTTTGTTTAAAGCTGTTATTATTGAAGGTGAAGTTTATACTTTATCTGCGTTTTCTGTTGTTGATGCTTATGGATTATGCAGGCCAACTAGGCATCCTTGTCGGTTGTTTTTtcattctactactattttGGAGAAAATGGTGTGTCGAGCAATCAAAATGAATGGATTGTCGTTGGTGGACATTGGccaaattaattctcattcatGTGATAGTAATTATTTAGTTG ATTTTATGGGGGTAATGACTGGTATATCTTCCCAGAATGAGTTTCTTAAAGATGGTCAACGTGTCAAAATGATTGTTGTTGAGATATCTGATCACAG AGGTTTCTGTCATGTTGTTCTGTTTGGCGAAATTGTTGATTacttggttcagatgatgaccACTCTCGACGGAGGTCTACCGCTGGTTGTTATTCAATTTGCCAAGATCAGATTTTTTCGtg GTCGTGTTCTTTTACAGAATATTCAAAATCTAACTAGGATGTTGTTGAATCCTCCAGTTGATGAATCTGTACTTTTAGGAAGAAG GTTATCTAAAATGCGAGGTGGACCTGCAATGACTGTTCCGTTAATTGGTCCTCCCGTTAAACCTTCGGTCGTGGATGATTTTCTTCGTCTATATCCAAAGAAAACTATTGCTGAGTTGAAATCTACACCTGATGATGGGCCATTTATTGTATCTGGTGTTGTGGATGGTTTGGTAATTGGAGAAGATTGGTGGTACCCTTCGTGTCGTTGTTCAAAACGTTTAATAATTAATGCTGGATTTTATTACTGTAGAGGTTGTTCAAAGCATGTGTTTGAATTTGTCCCTAG GTTTCGCGTCAAAATACATGTTACCGATGGCATTGATGATGCCATGTTTGTTCTTTCTGATGATGATGTCCGTTACCTGACCCGTACCAAGTGTAGCATTCAGCTTTCATCATCCAAG GTTTTGGAAGGAATTAATCCACCTAGTGCTTTGATGAAAATTGAAGgtttaaaattgttgtttaagatTGTCATGGTGTCTTCTTTGAATCCTATATACAAAGGTGCTTTCAAAGTTTCTAGGGTTTGTCTTGATCCAGATATTTTCAATGCTTTTTCTCTTAAGGGAACACGTCATACTCCTGCAAAG CAGGTTTATAGGCCAGTAATGAGCGAGGTTGTCTATCCCTCGGGTTTGAATGAAGAGATCAATCAACATGGGGaatatttatcaaagaaaagaTTGGCTGGTTCATTTGATAATACACTTGGGGAGGAAATTGCAGATCATCACAAGCGATCTAGAGATTGTTGA
- the LOC123905121 gene encoding replication protein A 70 kDa DNA-binding subunit B-like, translated as MLCDVVPGRESWRVKVRVIRVWEVPNFLNHDQTNSIEMVLIDEKGGKIHATIRKQLLYLFKLKIMEGQTYKLSYLAVAPSSGSYRTTLHPYKFFFQMKTKVQICEGDSIPKFGLSFSNISDVLSHTVDYDYLVDVLGIMTGISVEREYIKDGRVTKMIVMELTDKSGKCEVALFGDYVDILQKKMENTSEGLPVVAVQFAKLKIFRDKVSLQNVMNTTQIFINPDIPEAVELKIGDISSGLDQTGVVPVLGPRAKPTFEEDFIRDNPKSTISSLLGSSEDGIYVVLGIISDLVEGQDWWYPACRCHRIVSADSGAYYCKGCVKHVFHMVPRFKVKFRVRDATGDAIFVVFDSDMFNLIGKQCSDLVSAGKAENAGFYPNELKDLVGTKLLFKVEKSSSTHVLFDGSFRVKRICNDASVMQIFNPSLLQVSTKEIDNKSPESGGLVDDVGDEVVEEEIVEETQLDGFVSDLLVTPETALAPPTKVFAGGSSKRNLSKAFEESDVLYPKVTLKSVKIEKE; from the exons ATGTTGTGTGATGTTGTTCCTGGAAGAGAATCATGGAGGGTTAAGGTTCGGGTTATTCGTGTTTGGGAAGTTCCTAATTTCTTGAATCATGACCAGACTAATTCTATTGAAATGGTCTTGATTGATGAAAAG ggAGGAAAGATTCATGCGACTATTAGGAAACAACTGCTGTATCTTTTTAAGCTTAAGATTATGGAGGGTCAGACTTATAAACTTTCATACTTGGCTGTTGCACCCAGCAGTGGTAGCTATCGTACCACTCTGCATCCATACAAGTTTTTTTTCCAGATGAAAACCAAAGTCCAAATCTGTGAGGGTGATTCCATACCAAAGTTTGGGTTGTCTTTTAGCAATATCTCCGATGTTTTATCCCATACGGTTGATTATGATTACTTGGTTG ATGTGCTGGGTATAATGACTGGTATATCTGTTGAGAGAGAATACATTAAAGATGGAAGGGTTACAAAAATGATAGTCATGGAATTGACTGATAAGAG TGGAAAATGTGAAGTTGCATTGTTTGGAGATTATGTTGATATTCTTCAGAAGAAAATGGAGAATACTTCCGAAGGATTGCCGGTTGTAGCTGTCCAGTTTGCGAAGCTGAAGATTTTTAGAG ATAAAGTTTCTCTACAAAATGTCATGAATACTACTCAGATTTTCATTAATCCTGATATTCCAGAGGCTGTCGAATTAAAAATTGG GGATATTTCTTCTGGGCTTGACCAAACCGGGGTTGTTCCTGTACTTGGTCCTCGTGCCAAACCTACTTTTGAAGAAGATTTTATCCGTGATAATCCAAAAAGCACTATCTCAAGTCTGTTGGGTTCATCTGAAGATGGTATATATGTTGTGCTGGGTATAATCAGTGATTTGGTTGAAGGGCAGGACTGGTGGTATCCTGCCTGTCGTTGTCATAGAATTGTCAGTGCTGATTCTGGTGCCTATTATTGTAAAGGGTGTGTAAAGCATGTCTTTCATATGGTGCCTAG GTTTAAAGTCAAGTTTCGTGTTCGCGATGCTACTGGTGATgctatttttgttgttttcgaTTCGGATATGTTCAACCTTATTGGAAAACAGTGTAGTGATCTGGTTTCTGCTGGAAAG GCTGAAAATGCTGGTTTCTATCCAAATGAACTGAAGGATTTGGTTGGTACTAAACTGCTTTTCAAGGTTGAGAAATCTTCCTCAACCCATGTTTTATTTGATGGTTCATTTAGGGTCAAGCGAATTTGCAATGATGCATCCGTTATGCAAATTTTCAATCCTTCTCTGCTGCAAGTTTCTACCAAAGAG ATTGATAATAAATCTCCTGAATCTGGTGGGTTAGTTGATGATGTTGGCGATGAGGTTGTTGAAGAAGAGATTGTTGAAGAAACTCAGTTAGATGGATTTGTCTCTGATCTTTTGGTTACTCCTGAAACTGCTTTGGCTCCTCCTACTAAAGTGTTTGCTGGTGGTAGTTCTAAGAGGAATTTGTCCAAGGCTTTTGAAGAATCTGATGTTCTATATCCTAAAGTTACATTGAAATCTGTTAAGATTGAAAAAGAGTAG